The Mycolicibacterium flavescens genome has a segment encoding these proteins:
- the cphA gene encoding GNAT family acetyltransferase, with the protein MTALGPDAEQTEAITLGLHDASPQHLVDAMADDVVIEMGWGRLIFGQTFADPAKLAEVLRHEGHGRRDICIYAREPHVLVSMAPAELFIDPSHTYRLRFTEDPEPDKTPNGFSVRALQSADDADEMNRVYVRCGMVPAPVEVLWNNHRTQDALDYLVAVRDDDGSVLGTVTGVDHKRLFSDPENGSSLWTLAVDPGTSLPGVGAALTRALAAIYRERGRAYMDLSVSHDNAAAISLYEKLGFHRVPVMAVKRKNAINEPLFTHPPETVEDLNPYARIIADEAMRRGIWVEVLDAEAGEMRLSHGGRTVITRESLSEFTSAVAMARCDDKRLTRRLVAENGIAVPKGRLATFDEKDHEFLEEVGDVVVKPTRGEQGKGITVGISSAEDLDAALARARQEHPHVLIEQRAPGDDLRLVVIDGKVVAAALRKPAEVVGTGHHTVRELIEAQSRRRAAATGGESRIPIDAVTESTVTEAGWSFDDVLPEGERLRVRRTANLHQGGTIHDVTAKVHPHLCDVGVRAAHAIGIPVTGIDLLVPDVTEPEYVFIEANERPGLANHEPQPTAKAFVDFLFPGSPALPQAWTPEESPA; encoded by the coding sequence GCTTGCACGACGCGTCACCGCAGCATCTCGTCGATGCGATGGCCGACGATGTCGTCATCGAGATGGGTTGGGGCCGATTGATTTTCGGTCAGACGTTCGCCGACCCCGCCAAGCTGGCCGAAGTGCTCAGGCATGAGGGACACGGACGACGCGACATCTGCATCTACGCGCGCGAACCCCACGTCCTGGTGTCGATGGCGCCCGCCGAACTCTTCATCGATCCGAGCCACACCTACCGGCTGCGGTTCACCGAGGATCCCGAGCCCGACAAGACGCCGAACGGGTTCTCGGTGCGTGCGCTGCAGAGCGCCGACGACGCCGACGAGATGAACCGCGTGTACGTGCGCTGCGGCATGGTGCCCGCGCCCGTCGAAGTGCTGTGGAACAACCACCGGACTCAGGACGCCCTCGATTACCTGGTCGCGGTGCGTGACGACGACGGGTCCGTGCTGGGCACCGTGACCGGTGTCGACCACAAACGGCTGTTCTCCGATCCGGAGAACGGTTCGAGCCTGTGGACGCTGGCTGTCGACCCGGGGACGAGCCTGCCCGGTGTCGGCGCGGCGCTCACCCGGGCGCTGGCCGCGATCTACCGCGAACGCGGCCGCGCCTACATGGATCTGTCGGTCAGCCACGACAACGCGGCTGCGATCTCGCTCTACGAAAAGCTCGGCTTCCACCGCGTGCCGGTCATGGCGGTCAAGCGCAAGAACGCGATCAACGAACCGCTGTTCACCCACCCGCCCGAAACCGTCGAGGACCTCAATCCGTACGCGCGGATCATCGCCGATGAGGCCATGCGCCGCGGGATCTGGGTCGAGGTGCTCGACGCCGAGGCCGGTGAGATGCGCCTGTCTCACGGGGGCCGCACCGTCATCACCCGGGAGTCGTTGTCGGAGTTCACCTCCGCGGTCGCGATGGCGCGCTGCGACGACAAGCGCCTCACCCGGCGGCTGGTGGCCGAGAACGGGATCGCGGTGCCCAAGGGCAGACTGGCGACCTTTGACGAGAAGGACCACGAGTTTCTCGAGGAGGTCGGCGACGTCGTGGTCAAGCCGACGCGGGGTGAGCAGGGCAAGGGCATCACCGTCGGTATCAGCAGCGCCGAGGACTTGGACGCCGCGCTGGCCCGCGCCCGCCAAGAACATCCGCACGTGCTGATCGAACAGCGGGCACCCGGCGACGATCTTCGGCTGGTGGTCATCGACGGCAAGGTGGTGGCCGCGGCGCTGCGCAAGCCCGCCGAGGTCGTCGGGACCGGACACCACACGGTGCGCGAGCTGATCGAGGCGCAGAGCCGGCGCCGGGCGGCGGCCACGGGCGGTGAATCGCGCATCCCGATCGACGCGGTCACCGAGTCGACGGTCACCGAGGCGGGTTGGTCGTTCGACGATGTGCTTCCCGAAGGCGAGCGGCTGCGGGTGCGCCGCACCGCGAACCTGCATCAGGGCGGCACCATTCACGACGTGACCGCCAAGGTCCACCCCCACCTGTGCGACGTCGGGGTCAGGGCCGCCCACGCGATCGGAATCCCCGTCACCGGCATCGACCTGCTGGTGCCCGATGTCACCGAGCCGGAGTACGTCTTCATCGAGGCCAACGAGCGGCCCGGGCTGGCCAATCACGAACCACAGCCCACCGCAAAGGCTTTCGTCGACTTCCTGTTCCCGGGCAGCCCGGCGCTGCCTCAGGCGTGGACGCCCGAGGAGTCGCCCGCCTGA
- a CDS encoding membrane protein encodes MPSTTVTVEGFSVPVDVAGPEKGSVVVVLGAGHQPAAAYDAVCQRLHTASLRTVVVPPDPRLTAKSVVGILDALDVKWALLVGDRVGGELAWELAATRLDRFIGLVVIDRGHPRVADAAGVIRDEHCPPVEMNTTALVSTPAARAVAKASQRYVYGDYRMVDLLGRRNAAESTAQLAAEIVMRTSTW; translated from the coding sequence ATGCCATCCACCACGGTCACCGTCGAGGGGTTCAGCGTGCCCGTCGACGTCGCCGGTCCCGAGAAGGGGTCGGTCGTGGTGGTGCTCGGGGCAGGCCATCAGCCGGCCGCCGCCTATGACGCCGTGTGTCAGCGGCTGCACACCGCGTCGCTGCGGACCGTCGTCGTGCCTCCCGATCCCCGGCTGACCGCGAAGTCGGTGGTCGGCATCCTCGACGCCCTCGACGTGAAATGGGCGCTGCTGGTGGGGGACCGCGTCGGCGGCGAGCTGGCGTGGGAACTGGCCGCCACTCGGCTCGACCGATTCATCGGGTTGGTCGTCATCGACCGCGGGCATCCGCGCGTCGCGGACGCCGCGGGCGTGATTCGCGACGAGCACTGCCCGCCGGTGGAGATGAACACCACGGCACTGGTCAGCACCCCCGCGGCGCGTGCGGTCGCCAAGGCCAGCCAGCGCTATGTGTACGGCGACTACCGGATGGTCGACCTGCTCGGCAGGCGCAACGCCGCCGAATCCACCGCGCAGCTGGCCGCCGAGATCGTGATGCGCACCAGCACCTGGTGA
- the cobQ gene encoding cobyric acid synthase CobQ, whose amino-acid sequence MSGALLVAGTTSDAGKSMVVAGLCRLLARKGIGVAPFKAQNMSNNSAVTVDGGEIGRAQAMQARAAGLAPHTRFNPILLKPGSDRTSQLVVRGRVVDTVSARDYIGHREHLRAVVADELKQLRDEFDAVICEGAGSPAEINLRATDLANMGLARAADLPVIVVGDIDRGGVLAHLYGTVAVLEPEDQRLIAGFVVNKFRGDPSLLDPGLAQLQELSGRPTYGVIPYAEGLWLDTEDSVSVVARRVVGEPQPPRGEQWLRVAAIRLPRISNSTDIEALACEPGVLVRWVGEPADLVDIDVVVIPGSKATVADLAWLRRSGLADALSAHAARGLPVLGVCGGFQMLCARIDDDVESGAGVVPGLDLLDGDIVFAPEKTLLRHEEPLSGYEIHHGQIGRSAEEQWLGVGLRRGAVYGTHWHGVLDNDDVRRAWLVEVAQAAGRDGFVVADDVDVSARRDAQLELMADLLTSHLDVDAVLTLLSDGAPARPDIVTGLRR is encoded by the coding sequence ATGAGCGGCGCACTCCTGGTGGCCGGAACCACCTCGGATGCCGGCAAGTCGATGGTGGTGGCCGGGCTGTGTCGACTCCTGGCGCGCAAGGGTATTGGCGTCGCGCCGTTCAAGGCGCAGAACATGTCGAACAACTCCGCGGTCACCGTCGACGGCGGCGAGATCGGCCGCGCCCAGGCGATGCAGGCCCGCGCCGCCGGTCTGGCGCCGCACACGCGGTTCAACCCGATCCTGCTCAAACCCGGCAGCGACCGCACCTCGCAGCTGGTGGTGCGCGGTCGGGTGGTCGACACCGTCAGCGCACGCGACTACATCGGGCACCGTGAGCACCTTAGAGCGGTGGTCGCCGACGAACTGAAGCAACTGCGGGACGAGTTCGACGCCGTCATCTGCGAGGGTGCCGGTTCCCCTGCCGAAATCAATCTGCGGGCAACCGATCTGGCGAACATGGGGTTGGCCCGCGCGGCGGACCTCCCGGTGATCGTCGTCGGCGACATCGACCGCGGCGGCGTGCTCGCGCACCTCTACGGCACCGTCGCGGTGCTCGAACCTGAGGACCAACGCTTGATCGCTGGCTTCGTGGTCAACAAGTTCCGCGGTGACCCGTCGCTGCTCGACCCCGGTCTGGCGCAGCTGCAGGAACTGTCGGGACGGCCGACCTACGGCGTCATCCCGTATGCCGAGGGTTTGTGGCTGGACACCGAGGACTCGGTCTCGGTGGTGGCCCGTCGCGTGGTCGGCGAACCGCAGCCCCCTCGTGGTGAGCAGTGGTTGCGGGTGGCCGCGATCCGGCTGCCGCGCATCTCCAACTCGACCGACATCGAGGCCCTGGCCTGCGAGCCGGGCGTGCTGGTGCGCTGGGTCGGCGAACCAGCCGATCTCGTCGACATCGACGTTGTCGTCATCCCCGGCAGCAAGGCCACCGTCGCCGACCTTGCTTGGCTGCGCCGCAGCGGGCTTGCCGACGCGCTGAGCGCACACGCCGCCCGCGGCCTGCCCGTGCTGGGGGTGTGCGGCGGCTTTCAGATGCTGTGCGCGCGCATCGACGATGACGTGGAATCCGGCGCAGGCGTCGTGCCCGGTCTGGACCTGCTCGACGGCGACATCGTCTTCGCGCCCGAGAAGACCCTGTTGCGTCACGAAGAACCGTTGTCCGGCTACGAGATTCATCACGGTCAGATCGGTCGCTCGGCCGAGGAACAGTGGCTCGGGGTGGGCTTGCGGCGCGGGGCGGTGTACGGCACCCACTGGCACGGCGTGCTCGACAACGACGACGTGCGGCGCGCGTGGCTGGTCGAGGTCGCGCAGGCGGCCGGCCGCGACGGGTTCGTCGTGGCCGACGATGTCGACGTCAGTGCCCGGCGCGACGCGCAACTCGAGCTGATGGCCGACCTGCTGACCAGTCACCTCGACGTGGACGCGGTGCTCACCCTGCTCTCCGACGGCGCCCCGGCCCGGCCCGACATCGTGACGGGACTGCGGCGATGA
- the map gene encoding methionine aminopeptidase, producing the protein MPVRTALRPGVVSPTLPVPPSIPRPEYAWKPTVDEGSEPWVQTPEVIEKMRVAGRIAAGALAEAGKAVAPGVTTDELDRIAHEFMVDNGAYPSTLGYKGFPKSCCTSLNEIICHGIPDSTVIEDGDIVNIDVTAYLDGVHGDTNATFLAGDVSEEHRLLVERTREATLRAIKVVKPGRQLSVVGRVIESYANRFGYNVVRDFTGHGIGTTFHNGLVVLHYDQPAVETVLEPGMTFTIEPMINLGGLDYEIWDDGWTVATTDKKWTAQFEHTLVVTDDGAEILTVAD; encoded by the coding sequence ATGCCCGTTCGTACCGCCCTCCGCCCCGGCGTGGTTTCCCCGACGCTGCCGGTACCCCCGTCGATCCCGCGGCCGGAGTACGCCTGGAAGCCGACCGTCGATGAGGGCAGCGAACCGTGGGTGCAGACACCTGAGGTGATCGAGAAGATGCGTGTCGCGGGCCGGATCGCGGCGGGCGCGCTGGCCGAGGCGGGCAAAGCCGTCGCGCCCGGGGTTACGACCGACGAGCTGGACCGCATCGCGCACGAGTTCATGGTCGACAACGGCGCCTATCCGTCCACGCTGGGCTACAAGGGTTTTCCGAAGTCCTGCTGCACCTCGCTCAACGAGATCATCTGCCACGGCATCCCGGACTCGACGGTCATCGAGGACGGCGACATCGTCAACATCGACGTGACCGCCTACCTCGACGGTGTGCACGGCGACACCAACGCGACATTCCTTGCGGGTGACGTCTCCGAGGAACACCGGCTGCTCGTCGAGCGGACGCGGGAAGCGACCCTGCGCGCGATCAAGGTCGTCAAACCCGGACGGCAGCTGTCCGTCGTCGGCAGGGTCATCGAGTCGTATGCGAACCGGTTCGGCTACAACGTGGTTCGCGACTTCACCGGCCACGGCATCGGCACCACGTTCCACAACGGCCTAGTCGTCCTGCACTACGACCAGCCCGCGGTGGAGACCGTGCTGGAGCCGGGGATGACGTTCACCATCGAGCCGATGATCAACCTCGGCGGCCTGGACTACGAGATCTGGGACGACGGTTGGACCGTGGCCACCACAGACAAGAAGTGGACCGCGCAGTTCGAGCACACGCTGGTGGTCACCGACGACGGCGCCGAGATCCTGACAGTCGCCGACTAG
- a CDS encoding protein of uncharacterised function (DUF1707) — MTETNHDAMRVSDADRNGTLRRLHNAVALGLIDIEEFEERSAAVARARLHSDLDTLVGDLPGPGAIVTSAADRIELRGVLGSLKRHGEWTVPSRLALHRRMGSVDLDLTRARFAGPMVVIELDLKLGGLELRLPDGASASIDDVEVNVGSARDHRRDAPAEGNPHVILTGKVVFGSVDIRGPRRSWRLSPFDRR; from the coding sequence ATGACCGAGACCAACCACGACGCCATGCGCGTCTCCGACGCCGACCGCAACGGCACGCTGCGGCGACTGCACAACGCCGTCGCGCTGGGCCTGATCGACATCGAGGAGTTCGAGGAGCGCTCGGCGGCGGTGGCGCGGGCGCGGCTGCACTCGGATCTGGACACGCTGGTGGGCGACCTGCCCGGACCGGGTGCGATCGTCACCTCGGCCGCCGACCGCATTGAGTTGCGCGGCGTGCTCGGCTCCCTCAAGCGGCACGGCGAATGGACGGTGCCCAGCCGGCTGGCCCTGCACCGGCGGATGGGCTCGGTGGACCTGGACCTGACCCGGGCGCGCTTCGCCGGGCCGATGGTCGTGATCGAGCTCGACCTGAAGCTCGGCGGGCTCGAACTGCGGCTGCCCGACGGGGCCAGCGCCTCCATCGACGACGTCGAGGTCAACGTGGGCAGCGCCCGCGACCATCGCAGGGACGCGCCTGCCGAAGGCAACCCGCACGTGATCCTGACCGGCAAGGTGGTCTTCGGCTCGGTCGACATCCGTGGGCCCCGCCGATCCTGGCGGTTGAGCCCATTCGACCGGCGCTAG
- the pbpA_2 gene encoding cell division protein FtsI/penicillin-binding protein 2, giving the protein MASSVTRIVSLAAVGILIVGLNSACTPKPAGPETAAEKFFAALATGDTAGAAELSDRPADAREDLNEAWAGLQATHLDTQILGSKYAMDTGSVTYRYTWHLPKDRTWTYDGQLNMVRDEGRWMVRWSATGLHPRLGENQTFALRADAPPRASVIERGGTEVLVPGYLYSYSLDAREAGGSLMQTARAVVDALRPFDNTLDAQRLAEQASSSKQPLNLITLRKADHDRVAAAIGAQPGVVITPLAEMLPTDETFAPAIVGEVKRAVAGELAGDAGWRVVTVNQNGVDVDVLNEVPGDPAPSIRISLDRSVQVAAQNAVNFTGKKAMIVVIKPSTGEILAVAQNAAADTEGLIATTGLYPPGSTFKMVTAGAAIERDMATPNTMLPCPGTMDIGHRTVPNYGGFDLGTVPMSRAFASSCNTTFAELASRMPPRGLTMAAAKYGIGADYDIPGLRTVTGSVPPTVDLAERTEDGFGQGKVLASPFGMALAAATVAAGKTPVPQLIQGKETEVAESPAPMDPKIVEGLRPMMRLVVTNGTAEDLQGAGDVRGKTGEAEFAGGSHSWFAGYRGDMAFAAMIVGGGSSEYAVRMLKGMLDGLPPDYLA; this is encoded by the coding sequence ATGGCATCTTCAGTCACACGCATAGTGAGCCTCGCCGCGGTCGGCATCCTGATCGTCGGCCTCAACAGCGCTTGTACGCCCAAGCCCGCCGGACCCGAGACCGCCGCCGAGAAGTTTTTCGCGGCCCTCGCGACCGGTGACACCGCGGGCGCGGCCGAACTCAGCGACCGGCCCGCCGATGCGCGCGAAGACCTCAACGAAGCGTGGGCCGGGCTGCAGGCCACCCACCTGGACACGCAGATCCTGGGCTCCAAGTACGCGATGGACACCGGCAGCGTCACCTACCGCTACACGTGGCATCTGCCCAAAGACCGCACCTGGACCTACGACGGACAGCTGAACATGGTCCGCGACGAGGGCCGGTGGATGGTGCGGTGGAGCGCCACCGGCCTGCACCCGCGGCTCGGCGAGAACCAGACCTTCGCGCTGCGCGCCGACGCGCCCCCGCGGGCGTCGGTGATCGAGCGGGGCGGTACCGAGGTGCTGGTGCCGGGATACCTGTACAGCTACTCGCTGGACGCGCGCGAGGCCGGCGGGTCGCTGATGCAGACCGCGCGGGCCGTCGTCGACGCATTGCGGCCCTTCGACAACACACTCGATGCGCAGCGGCTCGCCGAGCAGGCCAGCTCGTCCAAACAGCCGCTGAACCTGATCACGCTGCGCAAGGCCGACCACGACCGGGTGGCCGCCGCGATCGGTGCGCAACCCGGTGTGGTCATCACGCCGCTGGCCGAAATGCTGCCTACCGACGAGACTTTCGCGCCGGCGATCGTCGGTGAGGTCAAGAGGGCGGTCGCGGGTGAACTGGCCGGCGACGCGGGGTGGCGGGTGGTCACCGTCAACCAGAACGGCGTCGACGTCGACGTACTCAACGAGGTGCCGGGGGATCCCGCACCCTCGATCCGGATCAGCCTCGACCGGTCGGTCCAGGTCGCCGCGCAGAACGCGGTCAACTTCACCGGCAAGAAGGCGATGATCGTCGTGATCAAACCGTCGACCGGTGAGATCCTGGCCGTCGCGCAGAACGCCGCCGCCGACACCGAGGGCCTCATCGCCACCACCGGCCTGTATCCGCCCGGGTCGACGTTCAAGATGGTGACCGCCGGAGCTGCCATCGAACGCGATATGGCCACTCCGAACACGATGCTTCCGTGCCCCGGCACCATGGACATCGGCCACCGGACCGTGCCCAACTACGGCGGCTTCGACCTCGGCACCGTGCCGATGTCGCGGGCGTTCGCCAGTTCCTGCAACACCACCTTCGCCGAGCTGGCCAGCCGGATGCCGCCGCGCGGGTTGACGATGGCCGCGGCCAAATACGGCATCGGCGCCGACTACGACATCCCCGGGCTGAGGACCGTGACCGGCTCCGTACCGCCCACCGTCGACCTCGCCGAGCGCACCGAGGACGGCTTCGGTCAGGGCAAGGTGTTGGCCAGCCCGTTCGGTATGGCGTTGGCCGCGGCGACCGTTGCCGCCGGCAAAACCCCTGTCCCGCAACTGATCCAGGGTAAAGAGACCGAGGTCGCCGAGAGCCCGGCACCGATGGACCCGAAGATCGTCGAGGGGCTGCGGCCGATGATGCGACTGGTGGTGACCAACGGCACCGCCGAGGACCTGCAGGGCGCGGGCGACGTGCGCGGCAAGACCGGTGAGGCGGAGTTCGCGGGCGGTTCGCACTCCTGGTTCGCCGGATACCGCGGCGACATGGCGTTCGCGGCGATGATCGTCGGGGGCGGTTCCTCGGAGTACGCGGTGCGCATGCTCAAGGGCATGCTCGACGGACTGCCGCCGGACTACCTGGCCTGA
- a CDS encoding Gcn5-related N-acetyltransferase translates to MADDDRTIARREIADTMVRALERRHELLDVIVDSEDYDAAIESIASMLGASHTAAEAVLRLSFDRLTKVSRRRIAAELEDLNNQLSFTMGEPARSADSMALRPFIADADRDIFAARTQDVREAGDGSRAPAGDLDDEIRAGLRRVDAEEAAWLVAVHGAEKIGMVFGDLVSGEVNVRIWIHPDHRKQGYGTAALRKSRSEMAAYFPGVPLVVRAPAAG, encoded by the coding sequence ATGGCTGACGACGACCGCACAATCGCGCGCAGAGAGATCGCCGACACGATGGTGCGCGCCCTGGAACGGCGCCACGAACTGCTCGACGTCATCGTCGATTCCGAGGACTACGACGCCGCGATCGAGTCGATCGCGAGCATGCTCGGCGCATCGCACACGGCCGCCGAGGCGGTGCTGCGGCTGTCCTTCGATCGGCTGACCAAGGTGTCACGGCGCCGGATCGCCGCCGAACTCGAGGACCTCAACAACCAGCTCAGCTTCACCATGGGTGAGCCCGCCCGCAGCGCCGACAGCATGGCGCTGCGCCCGTTCATCGCCGATGCTGATCGCGACATCTTCGCCGCGCGCACCCAGGACGTGCGCGAGGCGGGCGACGGGTCGCGCGCTCCCGCGGGCGATCTCGACGACGAGATCCGCGCGGGCCTGCGGCGCGTCGACGCCGAGGAGGCGGCTTGGCTGGTCGCGGTGCACGGCGCCGAGAAGATCGGCATGGTGTTCGGCGACCTGGTCTCCGGCGAGGTCAACGTGCGAATCTGGATCCACCCCGACCATCGCAAGCAGGGCTACGGCACCGCGGCGCTGCGCAAGTCGCGCTCGGAGATGGCCGCCTACTTCCCGGGAGTGCCGTTGGTGGTGCGGGCGCCGGCCGCGGGCTGA
- a CDS encoding putative acyltransferase, with product MSAPPLFRHVDERRVSVVRDVGAVMRVLDEDPVGSCMVACRVAEYGVEPSAIGGELWTRRRPTESLCYAGANLIPLRGDMIDLHAFAEKAMSTARRCSSLVGRAELVLPMWRRLENAWGAARDVREHQPLLALSTPPSCATDPAVRQVRADELDAYLVASIDMFIGEVGIDPRLGDGGRGYRRRVAGLIAAGRAWARFERGEVVFKAEVGSQSPTVGQIQGVWVHPDWRGHGLGTTGTATLAEAVVRSGRTASLYVNDFNTVARATYDRVGFRRVGTFATVLLD from the coding sequence ATGTCGGCACCGCCGCTGTTTCGTCACGTCGACGAACGACGGGTCTCGGTGGTGCGTGACGTCGGCGCCGTGATGCGGGTGCTCGACGAGGATCCGGTCGGCTCGTGCATGGTCGCCTGCCGGGTGGCCGAGTACGGTGTGGAGCCTTCGGCGATCGGCGGGGAACTGTGGACGCGGCGCAGGCCCACCGAATCGCTGTGCTACGCCGGTGCGAACCTGATTCCGTTGCGCGGGGACATGATTGACCTGCACGCGTTCGCCGAGAAGGCGATGAGCACCGCACGCCGCTGCTCCTCGCTGGTCGGTCGGGCCGAGTTGGTGCTGCCGATGTGGCGTCGCCTCGAAAACGCCTGGGGCGCCGCGCGCGACGTGCGCGAGCATCAGCCGCTGCTGGCGCTGAGCACGCCGCCGTCGTGTGCGACCGATCCGGCTGTGCGTCAGGTGCGTGCCGACGAGCTCGACGCCTATCTCGTCGCCTCGATCGACATGTTCATCGGTGAGGTCGGCATCGACCCGCGGCTCGGCGACGGGGGCAGGGGATACCGCAGGCGGGTCGCCGGTCTGATCGCCGCGGGCCGGGCCTGGGCCCGCTTCGAGCGCGGCGAGGTGGTCTTCAAGGCCGAGGTCGGTTCGCAGTCGCCCACCGTCGGGCAGATCCAGGGCGTGTGGGTGCACCCCGATTGGCGCGGGCACGGTCTGGGCACCACGGGCACCGCCACGCTGGCCGAAGCGGTGGTGCGCTCTGGGCGCACGGCCAGCCTGTACGTCAACGACTTCAATACCGTCGCGCGCGCCACCTATGACCGCGTCGGCTTCCGACGGGTGGGAACGTTCGCCACCGTTCTGCTCGACTGA